The sequence TCATTTTATGATAATAGAACATGTTATTACCTTTgtctagcagcttgtttggtaCTGCAGGAGCAATCAAAGTTTTTGAGTTTAAAAGAGAATACCTCACAAAGGGTTGATGGATCATAATGACTAtgtaagtgatgcttgatataATCAGATGGCaattattcaaattataatctaattttcataaattataAGTAAATTTTATCAACCTGCTCCATTTGATATCAATATTTGACCCTGTgacatgtaactgagaaagagaagaacattGATGAattaaaattatgaaaatgaagaaCAGCAAATACTACTCATTTCACTAGGTTTTCCTTCATTTGACTGTAATATTAAGGCGGGATGGAAATGTGGAAAAAATCATGTCAAAAGCCTGCAATCATGCTAGCTGTTCACACAATCATATGGTAACTCTTATATACCTGTTCCATATTGTATGTTCCACAGAAAGTTGGTGACTTTCCCCAGCATGACAGAGCAAGTGGATAAGGTCCTGACCAAAGCTGGAGAAATCTGGGCAAACATCATGACCGACACGATGCATCATACAGGGAACGGTCAGAGAAATGGCGAGGGCTGGCTCCCGTATCCCAGGTTACAATAAACAACTGGTGCCATGAACAAGGCCATGTGTGAAGATTTAACTAACTTTGTAGCTAAGTCCATAATCTACTAAGATGGCATCTCTACTGCAGATTCTGACTCTAGCTGTTGTTAGTGTCCTGGTAATCAAGTGTGAAGAATTTCTTCCTTGTCCAAAGAAATGTGTGTGTGAGGCCTCGGACAGTTCAGTGACATGTATTCTAAAGACCCTGAGGAACATTCCAGCACACCTTCCATTCTCAGTGCAGACCCTCAACTTGGAGCGCAACCGTATCAGTAAGATTGTTCGCAACACCTTTGTACGTTATCCCAACTTAAGCCATCTCAACTTGAACCACAACAAGATCAAAACAGTGGAGGAGGGAGCATTCAATGGACTGTCACAACTTAAGAGTCTGTACTTATGTGGAAACAGGTTGAGTCTTATACCCAAGGTAAGTCAGAACTCTTAATAAGATAACTGAACAGATAAACATGTAGCAGGTAGATTGTACAACAAACAGAAAGTTGGATAGCTTGGTACAGCTAACACAAATTTGGATCCTTGCCTATCAAGAAGTATGACAACTTTGAAAAGTCTACAACACACAAGATTGATGCTTATTTACCTAAAAAATTGCCAGATATGTTGAGAGCTGTTGCAGAAATTTGAATCTCTCCACTATACTAGCAAATTCATGTCTCTTTAATACTAGATTACTTCTCTTCATAGGGCACTTTTGCAGGCGTGTCTAATGTGACTCGACTGGACATGAACAGGAATGAGTTAGTTCTTCTAACAGATATGGGATTTGCAGAGTTGTCCAAACTGGAATATCTTGACCTGCTGGAGAATGGCATTCTCTTTGTGACTGAGTATGCTTTCAAAGGGCTGGATTCTCTCAAGCATCTCCTAGTGTCCAAGTGGAAGATGTCTGATCTCCCCACAGACCGATTCATCCACTTACGCAGTCTGCAGACACTGGAGATTTCTCACATGAAAAGTGAGGTGCTGAAGCAAAATGTTGTTAGCAACCTGACACGACTGCAGAACCTCCACATTGGGCATTGGAAAAAACTGACCAACATCTCTCCCAAGGCATTCCGAGGCCTGGACAGCCTAGTGTCACTTATCATTCATCACACAAACATCTCAGTTATCCCGTCTCCAGCTATACAACAGCTACGCAACCTTAAGGAACTCTCATTGAACAACAACCCTATAGAGCAGGTAACTTCTGCCTCATTACGGGGGATGACGTCATTAAGAGAACTGTTCCTCGATCACTGCAACTTGACGTACATTGGAACAGGAGCTTTCAAGCAGCTGAAATCATTACAAAAGTTGGACCTGAGTTATAACTTGCTAAAGGCTCTTCCCAGAGACACATTTCCTGACAAAGTGACATTCCATCAGGTCACCCTGACAGAGAACCCGTGGAACTGCGACTGTCAGATGACGTGGCTCATCTCAGCAAACACGCAGGGCTGGAGGAGTGTGTACTGTTCCACTCCTGAAACCATCCAAGGGATAGACGTCCTACGGCACGGCAAGTTGGCTCGTAAGAAATTACTACAAAACATGAAGTGTAACTTGCCGACGGCAGCCATCTCCCAGGGACCAACAGTGAAGGTTGAGCAAGGTAGCGAGCTGAGATTACAGTGCCTCGCCCAGGGAGAGCCCAAACCTACCATATCATGGATTCCTCCAGCAGGGAGGACAGTGGATACTGAGGTGACATTGAAGGGAGGAGTGCTACAAATATCTGCTGTCAACACAGCGGACAAAGGGAGATACACCTGTGTAGTGACCAATGCAGGAGGGACAGTTGTGGTCAACACCAGTGTCATAGTTATTGGTAAGTGGAAGTCCAGTAAATTATTTTTGTCTGAAGGTAATGCAAGatacattattatcattaacaATACAGTCTTAGATGAAATCATTATTTTTCTTAATTATAAAATGATAGCAGTACTGGAAAAATCTGTGTCCTTGTTGAAAAAATACCGGTTAAAGTTTTGCAACAGTAACATCAAACTGCATAATCACAATTATTTTtctaatcatcatcatttgaaAGTTTTTTGCAGAGTGTAATGAAATGACAGCTACTGGTttatatacatgacatgtacGAACATGAAAAAGATTGATATCTTTAATATGTTAACTAATAGATAGAAGCACATTAAAATCTAACCAATATTTCATGTTCAGCCTTGGCAGATGCTGAGTAAATACCGCATTGTCATTAATGAATAGCTTCATATGGTACAAAAGTGTTAATAGTCTTTTCGTCAAAAGGCAGTCTGATTAATGCTTTCACTGGCACATCTGTACACTGATTTACGAGCACACAGCGACCAAACAACACTTAGGAATCACCTTTCTCTGTAATGTAAACCTACCCTTTATTACATGTCACACCCACCCACAGCAGGTGTGTGAACATTTGAGTCGTGTAATCACAATACTGTACTGGATGCATGCCTATACTTACTGTTGAACTTTGCCATCTATATGAAGATGAACGTCTTTGGGAAACATTGTGTCACTTACCGTATATCATGTTTTAAAAACCAAGAAATCCATTTCAGGGTCATTGTGTTCCCTGTCAATGTAAGCTGTTAACGCACTGAACATaacaaaaattgatgtgttCCCTGAACACATTAATGACTCAAGTTACTTAATATCTTCCCCATGAGTCTCTTATAGAATTTGTTCTGGAGACTTGCTGTAATGAAATTCTTCATGATCAAATCTAATTAACTATGGCTTGGTTCATACCTTGAGAACTGTGGTAGTCAGATTACCAGTAATACCAACACCCAGAATAAGTCCAGAATGAATGAGTGGTATTACACACCAGCAATCAGATCAGGGAACAAAGTGGTGTGCATACTACTCAACTGAAAACATCTGCTAGACTGATTATTCTATGTGTTGGTTGGCTACTTGCATCAAGACCGCTAAAACCAAAGCTATTTCAATACTACATATGTTTGCATTTTATGTTTTCAAAACTTCCTAAAAATCCTCAGGATGACCTTGATGAAAGGAAGGGACAAAAAGCACTCTTTTAAGACCAGGAATAGGCCTGTTACTTGCTATGTTGCCAGTATTTCCAATGGGGCCTGGATATTGGTCATGCTGCCATTGtttcagcaccacagacagaCCCTACTCATGTTGTGCTGATTGCCTGCTGGCTTTCAACCCAATAGTAATTATATTGATACTATTTTGGCACCAGAAACAGGTTTGTGACATGCTTGGGTAGGCAAAGGACTCTAGTAGTTGTGAATCGTTGGTGTTTCAATGTCAGGAACAGGTCTAAGTTTTGCTATTGATTGTGCTTCCACAGTAGAGACATGCCTGCAAGCCGTTTCCTCCCCAATCATTGAATTCTTCTCCTGATaccttttcagcaccaaggatgtGCCTTAAGAATATTGTAttattaaggccacaccaagaaaattctatggatgacattttcTATTCATGGTCTCAATATCAAGGATAATCCAATAACATTCCACTCTTAATGTTACCAGATGGTGATGGTACAGCATCAAGGACATGTTCAGTTTTCTTGGAAAGGCTTTCTAGTGATTctagttttatttgtttgtaacttgattttctgtgctcatatatTGGTGCTTATAATGTGTTACCAGGACTTTACAATAGGTTGTTCAATGCAAATGACTGCTCTGTAAATctataatatactagtagttccaGCATTGCAGCAAATTGAATGTAAAGCTTTGGATAATGCAAATGAGCTTTGAACTAAGAACTTCATTCTTACACCAAACCATTTATGGACTACAGCTCATACTAAGGGACTACTGTAACATGACAACACAATTTTTCAGTATTCAAAGTATACACCCAGTACTAAGCAATTTAACACAGCACGTCAGGCAGGCTGGTGATTATTTGCAATATTTGAACCGTAAAGCTCAAAGTGACATGATGGAGTATGATGTATCATGTGCACAATTGATTGGATTTCCCAATGACATCCAAGACAACCATCATAAAATGCCTCATTTAATTAAAAGCCAGTTTTCGTGGTGTGGCAGAAAGTGTAGCCAATGTGTCCTGACTGCCTGGTTCTTCAATTAAACCTGCAATACCCATGACTTCATGAAGGACAGCACTCAGAAATTCAGAGTTTAACACAGAGAAACAAAGTTTGAGCCTTTCAACTTTCAACAGAATGCACACCTGATTGTCTTATCACACTTGGCCACTACTCTTTGTTCTGGATAGAACCACATGCTGATTACTTGATTTCCACAGGATCATCCCAGCAGTCTTCAGGACCAGGCCCATCCAACATGCCTAACCAGCAGGACCCGCAACTCCAGTCTGAAGGAGTCAACTACACCACCCTGCTGGTAGCCAACCTGATGGGGGTCATGACCTTTCTGGGAGTGGTCCTGCTTTGCTGTGGTGTCATCTTCCTTCTGTCCCGAAGTAAGAATGGTATGAGCCTCATCATGCTAGATACAGAGATGGAGTATGTCCCGAGGGGGGATTCAGATGATAGCGGTGGTCGAGGAAAAGGCAGTGATGAAAAACGAAAGATTAAGACAAAGATTGTCCCAATTGCTACTGCAGGAGACAAAATAAAAGGAAGCAAAGGtggcaaaaagaagaaaaagaaagaaagataatgAAAGACAGCTGATTTAAAGGGTAATTCCCCAAGTAAAAGGTGTGCATATCTGAGGGACGATgccaaatgattgtaaatggAAAGTCACAGATTCTTAAGACAAGGAGTCATGAGAAAGAAGGCAAGATGAGCCCCAAGGCTTCACTATTACCTACTTGTCACTATCCAATGTTGATCTTCATGCATAGTGTTCATGACGTGTCTTGCAGAAGTGATGTAGCCTGTGGCTGACAATACTGTGATGAAGTCATGTTTgagtaatacaaaatgtaccattggcACAAAATGGTGGTGTGCATAACATCAAATGTTGAAGACAATAGGATGATGTTTACTCCAACAGTAGAGTGAAAGGTGATGATGTTAATTACTACAGATAATCCAGAGCATATGTGCATGATTGTGCAAATTGCATGTGAATGATGTAACAATGTGTTCCATCTTTCATTTACCTAATGCACGTTAGGGAAGGTAAAGAGCACTTGATAATCAGTGCTGGTAAAAACTGTATTGACTAGCTGGCACTGTATTGTTGTATCCAAACTTCTCTTCCTAAATATGTCAGAGGGCCTGCAAGGATTTTATATTTCTATTTGGTTGACTACATCTTGGGAGATGAACGTGTAACTCAAATATTTTCTCCAAGAAAGACGTTTGCATTGTCAAGTCTTaaaaatatagaatgaaatgtcCATTTAATCTTTGCAGACCCGTGAAGTCTTGTACCTTACTGTATTACTAATCTGCTCCAACTAACACATATGGTCACGCTTGCTGTCCGAGGTAATAATAAAGTGCTTACTAACAGTAGCTGGACAATGTCTTGGCTGTTTTTGACTAACAATGCCAGTGGTGCCAGGTTCATGCCAGAAATCTTCACATTAGTGTACTGTTtcatcagaaatatttttatcaatatataatatattgatcCATTATATATTTGTTACTTTTACATACTGGTATACTTGGCACCTGTGGCACTAAGTGTCCAAATCCTGTCTTGAATAGCAGTGAGCTGATACAAAGTTTGCCTTAAGCACCCCCCTAGCAGTATGTTTGCATCACTCAAAGCAAAAACCTAATGAGCTGCACtgacaaataaaacatttctacTTCACAAGGAACAGTctgtttcaaacaaaaaagaTTGATATCAGAATTTTGTCAACTTCACAGATGCAGATGACAAGATAGACTGACCACAAGTCCTGTGGAGGTCAGACTGCATGAGCCCTTCATCACTGTAACTCATTTGCCACAGCATGTAAAACTGCTGGGAAACCAGAAATGTGTTGCTGTGAATGTTGCATGTGAGTAGATAGTGACTAATGACAGGTGGCTGCCCCACCCTCCTATCCTGTCTTCTCTCCCAGTAGGTTCCTCAGGTCTGTACATCCCAAATAAGGTGTTGTGACTAAGGGACTTTCCATGAAAATCAGTCTTCTTCAGAACGACTCCCTCTACCTGATTTTCTGGAAAAGCTCCAGACCGATACCTATATCTTTCTAAAACTGTAACCCAGTGTTAGCCCCCCTAGCCAAACTATGGAATCCCATACGACTGTAGTCAACCTCCTCTCTATATAATTTGATGTTTTACAAACGTTCATGTCTCCCAAATCACTCCAAAAAGCCTCTCCATACTCTGTCTTCCAGCCGTGAAAACCCATTATTAGCCAAATAAGGAGGTTCCGGACATAAGAATGCACCACACATAAGTATGACAAGAGTATCTGTATTCAATGCTATccttaacaaacaaaaatgtactgTAAGTAAATTGGTTACTCCAGAATTTTAGGGAAAAGTCAGCAGACATACTACGTAGAACATGATCCTCTAGGTTTCACCTTTTGAAAGGCCTTTGTATAGCTGTGTTTGTACAACAATTAAAGTATGCAGCTTAAGAGCCTTCTCCACGGACTTTTttgataagaaaaacaaaacaaatatatacacacacacacacacacacacacacacacacacacacacgcacacacacacacatgaactgCTCCTTAGTGTATAAAACTAATACTGATTTACAATCTAGGGGACCATTAAAATTGTTAGCATGTTTTATGCGTTTGAAGACTCAAGTTCACACTCTTTAAGGCTCAGCTATGTGATCCTTAGTGCCTGAAGAAGGGTGTTTTCAACCTTGTCTTATAAGCAATCGAGTCTCTTCACCAGTCAACAACATGCAGTTCTTCTAGACACCACTAGATGTCCTCAGCTCCAGAGGGATGTGCTGTCGTTGCTTCTGGATGAAATGCTCGTGACAAACTTGCTGCTCATTAAATATTGGTAATAAATATATTTCAGAACATTTATTTTGATGCCTATCCCTGTTAGATACATTCAGTGGTACTTTTGGATTTTTAACTTCTTCTTATGGTTCAATTTTCCAAATTATTCAATTGACTCAATTGGAACAATCATGCATCTTTACAACCTGGGCTGATTATGGAAATGGGTCCCCTGACACAAAtgacaaaatttacaaaatgaagTTCATGTATGTAGCTTGTTTAGACAGAATTAAGAAGTTCACATTTGTTCCCTTACAGATTCATTTGGATATCTTGCAACAACATTTAACATTGCCCCTTTCATATGTTTGGTAACATTTGTactacatattatgcaaataataaaATGCATGTATTAAGTGATGCTGCTCTTATGTCAAGTATGACTACATCACCACTTCATCTCCTAAGGTTGCTCCTAGAAGAGGAGTTAAGAGAATGTTAAGAGAAAGGTTCTTAGCTTTTTTGTGCTCCTTCAATATCACTATCATAATCACCTATTCAAAAAAATAattccaagtaaaaaaaattcaccatTTTATGATTAAGATAATACCCAAAACAAAAGTAACAATTAGAAGAAGAAGCTGATGCCCATCTATAGTCATTAATTAAGCGGCACGTTTTATGGTCAAGGAACTGCAGCATCAGAAGTTGTGATGTAGAATAATCCATTTACCCTAACTTGTCCTCTCGACAAACAGCTCTTGCAAGCTGCCTAACTGTAAGACTATTGCGCATGATTCCtatctcttttttttaataaatgCACACCAACATTGGACCAAGTCAGAACTATCTCTCTATCCCTCCCTGTAATGGGACCTTAACATTAACCCCAAAACATGGAGGGTAACAGTAGTTATTAGTAGTTAAACATGCTTGCTACATGCAAATTTCACTAAGTGCTAAGGGTACTGCACTCTATAGCTGCAGAACCCACTGCTCCAGACTGGTTTGTTAGGTAAATATACGGAATGAAGGTCGGGTTGGCCTTAAGACCTGCATTTGCATTTCTTTCATTAAACTTTTGTTGGTTAAAAGGAAAGACAACCTGTTTTTGAAAAGTAGAAACTGAGAAAATTAATATGTAACAGTCTATGTCCTgatagaacaaaaatgaagaattggTGAATATTTGTTATCACTATTTTTCAATCATCTCACAACGGTGATTTTAAAATTTAGACATGTCATTATTGCTGCATTTTTAGGATGTCATCCAATAAATCAAGTCACTGTAGTTTCTataacaaaaagtgttacagtAAATTCAAACTTGTATCAGTGTGATCATCAGTACTTTTCAGTTTTTCAAGTGATCTTCTCTACTGTAGTAAATGTCTGTGTTTATGGAACTTTGATATCATATGGAAGCATCATGTATCAAACTGCTTTCAGAGTTAAAAAAAGGTCAAGAAATGGTAAAGAAAGCAATGGTAGTTGAGCTAGGCCATTTGTTACATTGACGTACAGTATAATCTTCAGTTTATCTGAAGAATGGTCTAGCATAATGGCATTATTCACAGTAATGTACTGTGGCCCACAATACACGCATTGTACACTTCTGAAGTAGCCAGAGTGCCACCTTTATAATTCGATTCTTGTGGAAATATACTTTGCATGGTCTGACCAGTTGAATGTGGTTGTTGTGTAATCATTgacattgattgattggtttcAAAGTTGCCAAAAGTTGCTGTAACAGCAATTAAGTTCCATTTGACATAGAGAAGTAGTACAATGTTAATTCCCCCcatatcatacatacatatgtacatgtcaaTTAAAATACAACCTACCCTTGTACAACAAATCATGGAATCCTAATTAAACACTGCCATGATATTGATGCTCCTCTGTTACATCCTGCAATCACCTGCCCTACATTACCAATTGTTAAAATTGTGCAGTCATACTGAAAAGGAAAGTGTGTGACTGACCTTCTGAGGAAAGATTATAAATTGATACCTGTGAGCTTGTGTGTGCATTTATATGCATGTGCGGAAACGTGCGTGTACGTGCGTGcttgcatgtgcatgtgtgcataCATGTGTGGGTTGAGTTGATATTTAGTAAGCACTGTGTGAGATAAGTCTTGTAACATAAAGGTTAAAGTTGATTTTACGCCTCCCTTTGCCTTTACTTGCATTGAGGTGGATTGAAGTCTAAACCCTTGGGTTAAGGTGATTGAAATGATAtctagtacatgtgtatgtaggTAAGTATTGCAAACAGAAAAGTTAAGGTCAATGTTAGGCTCCTATTAGTGTTctttggtactacagcagaactacCATATTTCAAAAGCTCTTAGTATTTCACATCTTCAAACTCTCGTTTCTTCAAGTTTAATAGGGATTATTTTCTCTATTGGGCCTGGTCTCTTGATACAGTATTGCAGGTGTGACCAGGCATATCTAATTTCATAGCAATTTCTGTTTATAGATACATTAATAATTCAAAATTGTGAATTGGCAGAGGAATGGGGTTAGGAAGGTCCAGATTTTTTGTTCCAGTGGCTCTTTACGGCAACATCGTACAAATAGAATGGACATGCAAGAATCACTactcaaatgttttgaaataccCAATGTATAAAATAAACACAATCATATTTAGTAATAGTATAGCTGCTAAGCACTactcaaatgttttgaaataccCAATGTATAAAATAAACACAATCATATTTAGTAATAGTATAGCTGCTAAGCAACCAGATTTTTCAACAATAAAGATTATCCAGACTCTGGCATTAGATATTCTTGTCATATTCAATTCATACTGGGTACTTTTCATCCAGACAATTTACCATGATATCAGATTATGTATTAATTAGGGATACGTATAATGTATTACAGCTCATATGATATCAAGGTATCATGATGATAACTGCCACCGTGCTATATCAGTGATCCAAACCTTAATTTAATTTCCATATTCTAATTTACAGAGGAAATGGAAGTAAAATGACATTATGACCTGATTTAGTTAATCAGAACAGCAACAATCTAATTTCATAGTAATTTCAAACATCCCTGCATTGGATAAACTATGCACAGCTCAGTTCAAAccacaatatttacaaataagaGACATGTGAAAGAGCAATGAATATCAGTCAATCCAACAGCTTTCTCAAATTTAGGAAGTCTAAATACACTTGATTCAGTTTTTAATCCAGCTTGACGACTTTGTATAAATGTGAGATATCGTTATTCATGTAACAAAGtaattgaaaaaacaaacatgtttgatAAAATTGAAACTGACATTTAATTTGTTGACACTCTTAATGGagattgtattttgttgatgtaATGAGGAAGCTGGCCCTATACCATAATGTTTAAACACAAACTGACAGGTGCCACCCAATTGTACTGAAGTCAAAATGGTCAGTAATTTTTTCTATACGTGGCATCTATATATACCCCTTTAACTTTCACTCCTATGTACCAACACCCCGACCCCAACCCCAACATAGCAGTGTCAGAACATAGTGTTGCCAGGACATAGGTCTTCCCTGTCTGCTACTACCTTTAAACCTTAAAGTATTTCCAATATATAGGTATAGTGCTTACATTTTCCTGAACATAAGAACACCCCATGAAAGCAGATTTGAAAGGAATGGTACAGTGTGCAATTTGCAGCATGATGAATTGTCAGTGACGCTAACAACTTTACATTACACATTTTCTTATTGTAAATTTACTTAGAAATAATTGTGCTTCCCAAGCCTTGGCCTAAAAGGCAGTGTAATCAGATTGTCCTCTTGGCTGGAGTGTGGGTAATTTGAATTCATACTCTGAGGACAGGAACAAATGAagttacttttgaaaaaaatcaatcaagCTCACACAGAAAGTATCATCATTTGCCTTTGCccattcattcatatacataCAGAGTATACAGTAATTGTAGTTGTATGGCAAGGAAATCCTGTACCcctttatgtgtgtgtgtgtgtgtgtgtgtgagtgcaaaAGTAAGAAACATCCTGATTCAGAGTGTCAGTCCTGATACAGGGAACTTGGATCACACTTGTAACATCAACATGACCTCTGATATGAGCACAATGGGGGCACAGCAGAGAGTTCAAGAGCTCAAAAACAAACTTGCATCACCCTCATACCAAAAATATGGAGCATGCAACTTTTCTTAGAACAATTCCTTGATCTAAGGTAAGATGTTTGCCTGAGAAACATACAAACCCATCATTACCCAATCTTGTTACTTTCATTTCTCCAACACCAAATACACATTATATCGTAGGGGGCCAGAACATGATCACCCTGGATTACTTCAGGTAGAAATGACCTAATGTTTAAGCCAACCAACACCACTGACTGGTCCAGAGAAGGACCAGTTCTAATCGACCCTGACATTGGAAGGTTTAATCATTGACTCATTGAAGATTGGAATTTCTTCCGGTAAGTGCACTGGAATCATCCTGTCCAGTCAGCTAGGTCACCTTGGGCAAAGCatcctttaaagtttaaattttgtataaacataaacatttgAATTATGCACAGTCAGTTCATTGAcactatgtgtacatgtatgaacaaacAAGTTATTTGTTCAGATACACAGTCTCAATGAACACTGACTGCAATTTTATTACGTGTCTTGGACATGTTTACTTGACAGCACCAgatttacatgtagcaagtgACAGGAATCAGCATGAGAATGAAAGGTTAGATTGTAATGatactgaatcagatgtatTTCACTGGCTGTACAATTCCTTTAGCTAATATCTGTGCACTATCAAAATTCATCAAACTAATCATAATATCCACTACCGTAAGTACAATTTAGATCACACATATAGTGGGGCTTTGACTTTGACTGCTATCGATAAGCCATACTGACATATTCCGCATCTATCTCTTTCTGGAAAAAGCTGATAACAAATTGTGTAGCTTCTACCAGCTGCATTTCTATGAATCCTATTGAATGCCTCTCACGTATAGTTAGACCCAATGCATACAAATGTGGGTCTATGCAGGATGGATGTGCAGCATTGTAAGAAAACCTTATGAGGGTGTACATATATAGTATGTAATGTCACCTTGTCACAACTTTAAGATTTGGTTCAAATGATTTAGATTCAGTCTATTTTTATCAGCCTTAATGCTTGAGAAACCATAGCTTCAGCTAGGAAGGTCCCTTGGTTagaacattaaatggaggtccaatGTTTGTTTATGCACAGTTGCATGCAAATTTGGCCAAAATGAGGAGCATTAATACAGCATCTAAGTGAGAATTTTGGGCTATTCCTTGTACTAATGTTCTAAGGTCTACGTGCTGCAATAGCTTACTTTAGATCCCATCAATGAATTCAACAAAATCGTGTACAAGTATTAATCATCAAAATCCCTTGATGATGTTAGCACACAAGTACACAAATTATGTTGATACTAGAATATACTCTGACAGTGCAAGACATGAACACTACATCAGTAATGAACCCGGGGTCACTGGGTGTGTCTGGTGTTTAATCACCATACACCCTCACCCGGGGGACCCAGCTGAGGCTGATCAATCCCTTGACTTGTCTCCAAGTGGCTTCCAAGATTCCCTCTATGGAAACACAACCAAGGTAAGGTCTTCTCTGCTGCCTCAAGAATGAGGTATGTTTAGTTACAGGTTTACAATAGCAAAGCCAATTGTGTTACAATAGACCAACAATGCTCTACTaccatttttcatt comes from Branchiostoma floridae strain S238N-H82 chromosome 2, Bfl_VNyyK, whole genome shotgun sequence and encodes:
- the LOC118406267 gene encoding leucine-rich repeat and immunoglobulin-like domain-containing nogo receptor-interacting protein 3; amino-acid sequence: MASLLQILTLAVVSVLVIKCEEFLPCPKKCVCEASDSSVTCILKTLRNIPAHLPFSVQTLNLERNRISKIVRNTFVRYPNLSHLNLNHNKIKTVEEGAFNGLSQLKSLYLCGNRLSLIPKGTFAGVSNVTRLDMNRNELVLLTDMGFAELSKLEYLDLLENGILFVTEYAFKGLDSLKHLLVSKWKMSDLPTDRFIHLRSLQTLEISHMKSEVLKQNVVSNLTRLQNLHIGHWKKLTNISPKAFRGLDSLVSLIIHHTNISVIPSPAIQQLRNLKELSLNNNPIEQVTSASLRGMTSLRELFLDHCNLTYIGTGAFKQLKSLQKLDLSYNLLKALPRDTFPDKVTFHQVTLTENPWNCDCQMTWLISANTQGWRSVYCSTPETIQGIDVLRHGKLARKKLLQNMKCNLPTAAISQGPTVKVEQGSELRLQCLAQGEPKPTISWIPPAGRTVDTEVTLKGGVLQISAVNTADKGRYTCVVTNAGGTVVVNTSVIVIGSSQQSSGPGPSNMPNQQDPQLQSEGVNYTTLLVANLMGVMTFLGVVLLCCGVIFLLSRSKNGMSLIMLDTEMEYVPRGDSDDSGGRGKGSDEKRKIKTKIVPIATAGDKIKGSKGGKKKKKKER